From Chitinivibrionales bacterium, one genomic window encodes:
- a CDS encoding FtsX-like permease family protein: MKRGIKRSYDTLRWNLMFRWTMIFFLSENFVHRFGETDMLLLKMAFRNVFRQRRRSILTALTMLGGFALASISFGWADGTYGDIIDMFTRNRLGHVQVHKEGYLENPSLYKTIENYTKIGATIGNIGGVEAWAPRVFSAGLLSVGDESSAARVIGIAPQHETTAVNFHKKVAEGSLLSEKPSHQAMIGRGLAKVLGAHTGEELVIVSQAADGSIANDAYTIVGIIQSGDEVSDRMSCYLHLHDAQQLFALGDQVHEIVVIAEKSGMARSLSEEISAAIDKPELSVEPWQVFARSFYDAMQADKQGMYIFLFVIILIVAVGVLNTVLMAVLERRREYGLLKALGNKPKQIFALILYEVNILALLSIAGGIIVGLIANYILSIYGFSLPEPISYGGMEFKEMHSEINFRSYYIPALTVLLTATIVGLFPALKAAKTDPAVSMRRH, from the coding sequence ATGAAGAGGGGCATAAAACGATCGTACGATACCTTGAGATGGAATTTAATGTTTCGTTGGACGATGATATTTTTTCTCTCAGAAAACTTCGTGCACCGGTTCGGGGAGACTGACATGCTTTTATTGAAAATGGCCTTTCGTAATGTATTCCGTCAGAGACGGCGTTCGATCCTGACCGCCCTGACCATGCTGGGAGGTTTTGCACTGGCATCGATCAGTTTCGGGTGGGCCGACGGCACCTATGGTGACATTATCGATATGTTTACCCGCAATCGACTGGGGCATGTGCAGGTCCACAAGGAAGGCTATCTCGAAAATCCATCACTCTATAAAACTATCGAGAATTATACTAAAATCGGCGCCACTATCGGGAACATTGGAGGTGTGGAAGCCTGGGCTCCCCGTGTCTTTTCAGCCGGTCTGCTTTCGGTTGGGGATGAAAGTTCCGCCGCCCGGGTTATCGGCATAGCTCCGCAACATGAGACGACCGCGGTCAATTTTCACAAAAAGGTTGCCGAAGGCTCGCTTCTCTCCGAAAAACCATCACATCAGGCAATGATCGGCCGGGGACTGGCGAAGGTCCTGGGGGCGCATACCGGTGAAGAGCTGGTGATTGTTTCCCAGGCCGCCGACGGCTCCATTGCAAACGATGCTTATACAATCGTGGGGATTATCCAAAGCGGGGATGAAGTCAGTGACCGGATGTCCTGTTACCTTCATTTGCACGATGCCCAGCAGCTGTTTGCACTGGGCGACCAGGTTCATGAAATCGTTGTCATTGCCGAAAAAAGCGGTATGGCCCGAAGCCTCAGTGAGGAAATCAGTGCAGCAATCGATAAACCCGAACTTTCGGTGGAGCCCTGGCAGGTTTTTGCCCGCTCTTTCTATGATGCAATGCAGGCCGATAAGCAGGGAATGTACATATTTCTGTTTGTTATCATCTTGATCGTTGCTGTGGGTGTTTTAAATACGGTACTGATGGCCGTTCTGGAGCGGCGCCGCGAATACGGCCTTCTCAAAGCCCTGGGCAATAAACCGAAACAGATTTTTGCCCTGATCCTTTACGAAGTCAATATCCTCGCTCTGCTGAGTATTGCCGGCGGTATAATCGTAGGCCTTATCGCCAACTATATCCTGTCAATATACGGTTTCAGCCTTCCCGAACCAATCTCCTACGGCGGCATGGAATTTAAGGAGATGCACTCGGAAATCAATTTTCGAAGCTATTATATCCCGGCCCTTACCGTGCTCCTGACCGCAACGATCGTCGGCCTCTTTCCCGCACTCAAAGCAGCCAAAACCGATCCTGCGGTGTCGATGAGGAGGCATTAG
- a CDS encoding TetR family transcriptional regulator, whose product MGAQHDIPRGKSRQQILDAALKLFGTKGYHSSSVDTIAGNAGVSKGLVYNYFSSKEDILEAVIFEKMKEIEESFRTGIPAKNPGEMLRRFIETGLEIARSEPEYWRFYWSMILHPALPKTIKNKVMASYGAFIGQFEMLLRMNGVEKPELEARILVPMLDAINIMHVFAPDYYPFEEVKKHLIGKYSANSPEQSEEGDGQ is encoded by the coding sequence ATGGGTGCTCAGCATGACATACCGCGGGGGAAAAGCAGGCAGCAGATTTTAGATGCCGCGCTCAAGCTTTTTGGCACAAAGGGCTATCATTCAAGCTCGGTGGATACGATCGCTGGAAATGCCGGGGTTTCAAAGGGCCTTGTTTATAACTATTTTTCGAGCAAGGAAGATATCCTCGAAGCGGTTATCTTCGAGAAAATGAAAGAAATCGAAGAATCCTTTCGGACCGGTATACCGGCAAAGAATCCCGGGGAAATGCTGCGCCGGTTTATTGAAACCGGCCTTGAGATTGCTCGGAGTGAGCCGGAATACTGGCGGTTTTACTGGTCTATGATACTCCATCCCGCCCTTCCAAAAACAATAAAAAACAAGGTCATGGCCAGTTATGGAGCCTTTATCGGTCAGTTTGAGATGCTTCTGCGGATGAATGGGGTCGAAAAACCAGAACTCGAGGCACGGATACTGGTTCCCATGCTGGATGCAATCAATATTATGCATGTTTTCGCACCCGATTATTATCCCTTTGAAGAAGTTAAAAAGCATTTAATCGGAAAATATTCCGCTAATTCACCTGAACAATCGGAAGAAGGAGATGGGCAATGA
- a CDS encoding ATP-binding cassette domain-containing protein, whose protein sequence is MDENSVVVTEGVVKTYFEDDIEVHAVRGIDLMITQGEFTAIVGPSGSGKTTFLNVISGLDKPTKGSVWLNKRPLSEMNGKELSDFRRDNIGFIFQAYNLIPVLTVEENVEYVMLLQGITAGERKERVGKILAEVGLEGLGDRLPTKLSGGQQQRVAIARAMVSRPQLILADEPTANLDSKTGGDLLDMMHRLNDETGMTFLFSTHDNLVMERARRLVVLKDGQIDRDEKRQ, encoded by the coding sequence ATGGATGAAAACAGTGTCGTTGTTACCGAGGGAGTTGTAAAGACCTATTTTGAGGACGATATTGAAGTGCATGCCGTGCGGGGTATCGATTTGATGATTACCCAAGGTGAGTTTACCGCAATCGTGGGCCCGTCGGGTTCGGGAAAAACCACCTTTCTCAATGTCATTTCGGGCCTCGACAAGCCGACAAAGGGAAGTGTATGGTTGAACAAAAGACCGCTGTCGGAAATGAACGGCAAAGAGCTTTCGGATTTCCGCCGCGATAATATCGGCTTCATTTTTCAGGCCTACAATCTTATTCCGGTTCTTACGGTCGAAGAGAATGTCGAGTATGTCATGCTCCTCCAGGGGATTACTGCCGGGGAACGGAAAGAGCGGGTAGGGAAAATATTAGCCGAGGTAGGCCTTGAGGGCCTGGGAGACCGTCTTCCGACAAAACTCTCCGGCGGACAGCAACAACGGGTGGCTATCGCCCGGGCCATGGTATCGCGACCCCAACTCATTCTCGCCGATGAACCAACGGCAAATCTCGATTCAAAAACCGGCGGCGATCTTCTCGACATGATGCACCGGCTTAACGACGAAACCGGGATGACATTCCTTTTTTCGACCCATGATAATCTTGTCATGGAACGGGCCCGTCGTTTAGTCGTGCTCAAAGATGGGCAGATCGACAGGGATGAGAAAAGACAGTAA
- a CDS encoding outer membrane lipoprotein-sorting protein, producing the protein MKKLLLFVVMACAVVPSMVFSQEKSEVDVKKIVKELDKLYKANSSKGKMEMEIITPHWERTLVMKLWSQGMEKSLVKVLSPKKERGVGTLKLGNEMWNYLPKTNKVIKIPPSMMMSSWMGSDFTNDDLVREYTFAGDYTFGLITPPDAKDEYHYLECVPKEGLPIIWAKIVVAVEKESLLPVWQKYYDEKGEVVRIMYFKNPQTFDDRTVPSVMELVPQNEEGHKTIVRYLEMEFNVSLDDDIFSLRKLRAPVRGD; encoded by the coding sequence ATGAAAAAGCTGTTGTTGTTTGTTGTAATGGCATGTGCAGTGGTTCCTTCGATGGTTTTTTCGCAGGAAAAGTCTGAAGTGGACGTAAAAAAAATCGTTAAAGAGCTCGATAAGCTCTATAAAGCCAATTCGAGCAAGGGCAAAATGGAAATGGAGATAATCACGCCCCACTGGGAGCGAACGCTGGTCATGAAACTCTGGTCCCAGGGGATGGAAAAGTCGCTTGTCAAGGTTCTCTCACCAAAAAAGGAACGGGGAGTCGGAACACTCAAGCTGGGGAATGAAATGTGGAACTATCTTCCCAAAACAAATAAAGTAATTAAAATCCCGCCTTCCATGATGATGAGTTCCTGGATGGGTTCCGACTTTACCAACGATGATCTCGTGCGGGAGTATACCTTTGCCGGAGATTACACTTTCGGTCTTATTACACCGCCCGATGCAAAGGATGAGTACCATTATCTGGAGTGCGTTCCCAAAGAGGGGCTTCCGATTATCTGGGCAAAGATTGTCGTGGCGGTAGAGAAGGAGAGTCTTCTTCCGGTGTGGCAGAAGTATTATGATGAAAAAGGCGAGGTGGTACGGATCATGTATTTCAAGAATCCTCAAACCTTTGATGATCGAACCGTACCATCGGTGATGGAGCTCGTTCCGCAAAATGAAGAGGGGCATAAAACGATCGTACGATACCTTGAGATGGAATTTAATGTTTCGTTGGACGATGATATTTTTTCTCTCAGAAAACTTCGTGCACCGGTTCGGGGAGACTGA
- a CDS encoding FtsX-like permease family protein, with protein MIFLKLAWRNMFRNKRRTFIAGSAIGIGLASLIFTDAMIIGMQENMIRSGTAPFLGEAQIHAEGFRATREVENTINNTQSVLHELENDTLVDHSAPRAMGIGMVTSPANLGQVVIWGIDPEKERYLSKIDDAIVEGEYLDTGDKRQILIGKKLAERLEVGTGDRVVATLAKAKTGELSQELFRVGGIYHFNIDEFDKGMAFVTLNKAQDMLGIGDDVHEIAIDLAKGDIVHNKDHPFWDKYSRHGNETAGWPELLPQFSAILQMTDLSLIILAVILFGVVALGIINTLFMSLYERMFEFGVMRAVGTRPFALWRMVVYEACSLAVLSSILGIVLGFGITYIVSKTGIDYRGIEFSGVTIQELIYPQLTVSQFIIYPVFVLIFTGIVGMYPATYAARLNAAEAMRRSL; from the coding sequence ATGATCTTCCTTAAACTCGCCTGGCGAAATATGTTCCGGAATAAGCGGCGGACCTTTATTGCAGGGAGCGCTATCGGAATCGGTCTCGCCAGTCTGATATTTACCGATGCAATGATTATCGGCATGCAGGAGAACATGATCCGTTCGGGGACCGCGCCTTTTTTAGGTGAGGCTCAGATTCATGCTGAAGGCTTTCGGGCGACCAGGGAAGTTGAGAATACGATCAACAATACGCAATCGGTACTGCATGAGCTTGAAAACGACACTCTGGTAGATCACTCGGCCCCCCGGGCTATGGGGATCGGCATGGTAACCTCGCCGGCAAATCTGGGTCAGGTGGTGATATGGGGAATCGATCCGGAGAAGGAACGGTATCTTTCAAAAATCGATGATGCCATTGTCGAGGGGGAATATCTCGATACCGGCGACAAGCGGCAAATACTTATCGGTAAAAAACTGGCGGAGCGCCTCGAAGTGGGGACCGGTGACCGGGTGGTTGCCACCCTGGCAAAGGCGAAAACCGGTGAATTGTCCCAGGAGCTGTTCCGGGTTGGGGGGATTTATCATTTCAATATCGATGAATTTGATAAGGGGATGGCTTTTGTCACGCTGAATAAGGCGCAGGACATGCTCGGTATCGGTGATGATGTTCATGAGATCGCGATCGATCTTGCGAAAGGCGACATTGTCCATAATAAAGACCATCCCTTCTGGGACAAATACTCCCGCCATGGGAATGAGACCGCAGGATGGCCCGAGCTGCTGCCCCAGTTCAGTGCGATCCTGCAGATGACCGACCTCAGCCTGATAATCCTTGCGGTGATCCTGTTCGGTGTAGTTGCACTCGGCATTATCAACACCTTGTTTATGTCGCTTTACGAACGGATGTTTGAATTCGGTGTTATGCGGGCCGTGGGTACCCGTCCCTTTGCACTTTGGCGCATGGTAGTCTATGAGGCTTGCTCGCTGGCGGTGCTCAGCAGTATTCTGGGAATCGTCCTCGGATTTGGTATTACCTATATTGTGTCAAAAACCGGAATCGACTATCGGGGAATCGAATTCAGCGGTGTCACCATACAGGAGCTTATCTACCCGCAATTAACAGTGAGTCAATTTATTATTTATCCGGTTTTTGTCCTGATATTTACCGGAATCGTTGGAATGTATCCGGCAACCTATGCAGCCCGGCTGAATGCTGCGGAGGCGATGCGGAGAAGTTTATAA